In the Vicinamibacteria bacterium genome, ACGGCATCACGAGCCGTTTGATTGCGGCCGATGGTGACGGTCGGACGTCGGAACTGATACAGGCGAACGGTGGGGATCGCACCCATCCTCGATGACGAGAGGAACAGCGTCTCGTCGATGGACATGTTGCGCACGCCATCCGCAGGCTCGTCGACGAGGAGACGCCACTGCACGTTAGAGTAGCTTTTCGAGCGGCGTGTGCGCGCGGCGTTGCGAGAGGGCCACCGCTGCGCATGTGACCTGTCCATCGTAGGTGTTGACGCCCGCGTACAGGGATGTGTCGGAGCGAACCGCCTCGATGAAACCCCGGTTGGCAATCTGGAGTGCGTAGGGAAGGGTCACGTTGGTTAGCGCAAAAGTGGAGGTTCTCGGAACGGCTCCGGGCATGTTTGCCACGCAATAGTGAACGACTCCATCCACGAAATAGGTCGGATTGCTGTGGGTGGTCGGTCGGGTCGTTTCGAAGCACCCGCCCTGATCAACCGCCACGTCGACGATGACCGCTCCGTTTTTCATTTCTCGAATCATCGCCCGCGTCACGAGTTTGGGTGCCGAAGCTCCGGGGATAAGCACCGCGCCCACCACGAGATCGGCCCGACGCACGCTTTCCTCGATGGTGATGGGGTTGGACATCAGCGTCGTGACCCGACCACCAAAGATGTCGTCGAGGTACTGCATCCGCGACAGGCTCTTGTCGAGAATCGTGACGTTTCCTCCGAGGCCGACAGCCATCTTGGCCGCGTTCAATCCAACGACCCCGCCGCCGATGATGATCACCTCGCCTCGAGGCACGCCGGGCACCCCGCCCACCAGCATCCCCAGGCCCCCCTCGGCCTTCTCGAGATAGTGTGCTCCTTCCTGAATCGCCATTCGGCCGGCTACCTCGCTCATCGGAGTCAGCAATGGCAATGAACCATCCTCGGCAGTAATCGTCTCGTAGGCAATCCCGGTGACGCCGCGCTCGAGGAGAGACTCCGTGAGCGCGCTCATGGGGGCAAGATGAAGGTAGGTGAAGAGAATCTGACCGGCGCGAAGGAATGTCACTTCCTGCTCGAGCGGTTCCTTGACCTTTACGACCATTTCCGCCGCGGCGAATACGTCTTGCGCGCTAGGAACGATCTTCGCTCCGGCGGAAAGGTACTCGTCGTCCGTGATTCCGCTTCCGAGGCCCGCGCCCTGTTCGACGATCACGTCGTGGCCGCTCTCCGTCAAGGCCCGCACCCCGCCGGGAACGAGCCCGACGCGGAATTCGTTGTCCTTG is a window encoding:
- the ald gene encoding alanine dehydrogenase; translation: MKIGTVKELKDNEFRVGLVPGGVRALTESGHDVIVEQGAGLGSGITDDEYLSAGAKIVPSAQDVFAAAEMVVKVKEPLEQEVTFLRAGQILFTYLHLAPMSALTESLLERGVTGIAYETITAEDGSLPLLTPMSEVAGRMAIQEGAHYLEKAEGGLGMLVGGVPGVPRGEVIIIGGGVVGLNAAKMAVGLGGNVTILDKSLSRMQYLDDIFGGRVTTLMSNPITIEESVRRADLVVGAVLIPGASAPKLVTRAMIREMKNGAVIVDVAVDQGGCFETTRPTTHSNPTYFVDGVVHYCVANMPGAVPRTSTFALTNVTLPYALQIANRGFIEAVRSDTSLYAGVNTYDGQVTCAAVALSQRRAHTPLEKLL